Proteins from one Ranitomeya variabilis isolate aRanVar5 chromosome 1, aRanVar5.hap1, whole genome shotgun sequence genomic window:
- the LOC143795312 gene encoding olfactory receptor 10G7-like: MSYLNYSSVKEFVLIGLPHSAVMKTPLFLLFSAIYLCTLLGNVLLITVIKGDSRLHKPMYLFLLNLSFLDIWLSTVTLPKMLTNFVQEETIISFQGCVCQLYFFHFFGSTECFLYTVMAYDRFLAICRPLHYPNFMNLKLCKQFSTGIWITGCLHSMIHTTLTFRLPFCGPNRIDYFFCDVIPLLNLACADTTVNRAIIITNIGAVALICFILILISYANIVRSIMNIKSSEGRRKTFSTCASHMISVFFFYGPPVFIYLSPNSLDFVIEESIAVFYTLVTPMLNPIIYSLRNNDVKISLKKMWSQAR; the protein is encoded by the coding sequence aTGAGCTATTTGAACTATTCATCAGTGAAAGAGTTTGTCCTCATTGGTCTTCCACACTCTGCAGTTATGAAAACTCCACTTTTCTTGTTATTTTCTGCTATATACTTGTGTACTCTTCTGGGGAATGTACTCCTAATTACTGTTATAAAAGGAGATTCTCGCCTCCACAAACCTATGTACCTCTTTCTTCTTAATCTCTCTTTTTTAGACATCTGGTTGTCCACAGTCACATTGCCCAAAATGTTGACAAACTTTGTACAAGAAGAAACAATCATCTCTTTCCAAGGATGCGTTTGTCAGTTGTATTTCTTCCACTTTTTTGGAAGCACAGAGTGTTTTCTTTATACTGTCATGGCGTACGATCGTTTTTTGGCCATTTGTCGGCCATTACATTATCCTAACTTCATGAACTTGAAGCTGTGCAAACAGTTTTCTACTGGGATTTGGATTACTGGATGTCTTCACTCCATGATACATACTACATTAACTTTTCGTCTCCCTTTTTGTGGGCCCAATAGGATTGACTACTTTTTTTGTGATGTAATCCCTTTGCTAAATCTAGCATGTGCAGACACCACTGTGAACAGAGCAATAATAATAACTAATATTGGAGCTGTTGCCTTAATTTGCTTCATCTTGATTTTAATATCATATGCCAATATAGTAAGATCAATCATGAACATAAAAAGTTCTGAAGGCAGACGTAAAACGTTTTCCACATGCGCATCACACATGATTTCTGTGTTTTTCTTCTATGGACCTCCTGTCTTCATTTATTTGAGTCCCAACTCTTTGGACTTTGTGATCGAAGAATCTATAGCTGTGTTCTATACTCTTGTAACCCCAATGTTAAATCCCATAATTTACTCTTTGAGAAATAATGACGTTAAAATATCTCTAAAAAAAATGTGGTCACAAGCTAGATGA